Proteins co-encoded in one Pseudomonas beijingensis genomic window:
- a CDS encoding LPS O-antigen chain length determinant protein WzzB gives MQNDRDDIRRADEVDLIELIQSLWNQKWLILSVTILIAAGFGVYAFLAKPVYEAKVFIVPPTQNGIAELNYGRGKSTELDPYSIGYVYGVFTRNLQGESLRQKFFNDIYLPSLSEQARQGAMDRLYEGFSKQLVIKGGSKDAPDRYSVTVQGGDPVKATEWIKAYVSRASEAAELELVKNVTAEAAVRARNLEQRIISLRENAQRIREDRIQQLREALKIAESIGLTGPAIKSTAAIDITVEAGSKMDYQRGSKALAAEINALESRASDDAFISDLRSLQMRYNFYRKLNVDPENISVYRQDGSVEVPESPIKPRKIFILGVGVIIGLLFGGFVALIRFFLARANVHERVNH, from the coding sequence TGGCTCATACTGAGCGTTACTATCTTGATAGCTGCCGGTTTCGGCGTTTATGCCTTTCTCGCAAAACCTGTCTATGAAGCGAAGGTTTTTATTGTACCTCCAACTCAGAACGGCATCGCTGAGCTGAATTATGGGCGTGGGAAAAGCACAGAGCTTGACCCTTATTCGATCGGATATGTGTACGGTGTTTTTACCCGAAATTTACAAGGAGAGTCACTTCGCCAGAAGTTTTTTAATGATATCTATCTCCCCTCTCTCTCTGAGCAAGCGCGTCAGGGGGCAATGGATCGATTGTATGAGGGTTTTTCTAAGCAGCTGGTTATAAAAGGTGGGAGTAAGGATGCTCCGGATCGATATTCTGTAACTGTTCAGGGGGGCGATCCCGTGAAGGCCACAGAATGGATCAAGGCTTATGTATCGCGCGCCAGCGAAGCTGCCGAGCTGGAGTTAGTTAAGAACGTAACTGCCGAAGCAGCGGTGAGAGCTCGAAATTTGGAGCAGCGGATTATCAGCTTGCGTGAAAATGCACAGCGTATACGCGAAGATCGTATTCAGCAGCTTCGTGAGGCGCTGAAAATAGCTGAGTCCATAGGGCTAACCGGCCCGGCAATAAAATCTACAGCCGCAATTGATATAACCGTAGAGGCTGGTAGTAAGATGGATTACCAACGGGGAAGCAAAGCGTTGGCTGCCGAAATTAATGCTTTGGAGTCTCGTGCCTCAGACGATGCTTTTATATCGGATTTACGGTCATTGCAGATGCGATACAACTTTTACCGAAAGTTAAATGTTGATCCCGAAAATATCTCGGTTTATCGGCAAGATGGTAGTGTTGAAGTGCCTGAGAGTCCTATAAAGCCCAGGAAGATTTTTATTCTTGGTGTGGGCGTAATCATTGGTCTTCTGTTTGGTGGGTTTGTGGCTTTGATTCGGTTTTTTCTGGCGCGTGCTAATGTGCATGAAAGAGTGAATCATTAA